In one Zobellia galactanivorans genomic region, the following are encoded:
- a CDS encoding glutaminase: MDIKKVVQNVYDKVKGIDDKGNLASYIPELGNVNPDFFGVHISTIDHLNFGVGNSSDKFSIQSIVKVLSLIMAYRLLGEELWNRVKVEPSGTAFNSLIQLEVENGIPRNPFINAGALVIADILISNLRYPKEDFLNFVKKLSNSKEIRYSERIATSEKNVGYRNAALCNLIKSFGNIENNPSEVLDFYFNLCSLEMSCEDLSNLFLFLANDGFTLGDKQQILTRSQTKRINALMQTCGFYDESGEFAFKVGLPGKSGVGGGIVAVHPKQYAIAVWSPKLNEKGNSYKGVRFLEEFTTETELSIF; encoded by the coding sequence GTGGATATAAAAAAAGTAGTTCAAAATGTATACGACAAAGTAAAGGGTATTGATGATAAGGGAAATTTAGCATCGTATATCCCTGAATTAGGAAATGTAAATCCCGATTTTTTCGGGGTGCATATTTCAACCATAGACCATTTAAATTTTGGGGTAGGAAATAGTTCCGATAAATTTTCTATACAAAGTATCGTCAAGGTGCTTTCGTTAATTATGGCATATCGTCTATTGGGCGAAGAACTATGGAATAGGGTAAAGGTGGAGCCCTCCGGAACCGCTTTTAATTCCCTTATCCAACTTGAAGTCGAAAATGGAATCCCTAGAAACCCATTTATCAACGCTGGAGCTCTTGTCATTGCAGACATACTCATAAGTAATTTAAGATATCCCAAGGAAGATTTTTTGAACTTTGTAAAAAAACTTTCAAACAGTAAGGAGATTCGTTATTCCGAAAGAATAGCGACTTCCGAAAAAAATGTAGGCTACCGCAATGCCGCCTTATGTAATTTAATAAAGTCGTTCGGGAACATTGAAAACAATCCCTCAGAAGTTCTTGACTTCTATTTTAACCTTTGTTCACTCGAAATGAGTTGCGAAGACCTTTCGAATCTATTCTTGTTTTTAGCCAATGACGGCTTTACTTTAGGCGATAAGCAACAAATACTTACAAGAAGCCAAACCAAAAGGATAAATGCCCTAATGCAAACCTGCGGCTTCTATGATGAATCTGGGGAATTTGCTTTCAAGGTAGGACTTCCGGGCAAAAGCGGTGTTGGTGGAGGAATTGTAGCGGTGCACCCAAAACAATATGCCATAGCCGTTTGGAGTCCCAAATTAAACGAAAAGGGAAATTCATATAAAGGAGTGAGATTCCTTGAAGAGTTTACAACAGAAACCGAATTATCAATATTTTAA
- a CDS encoding TetR/AcrR family transcriptional regulator codes for MIRSEKTRQLIIEKTASIFNKKGYTGTYLSDLTKATGLTKGSIYGNFKDKNEVALEAFRYNYKFQTRQILDKIEKENKAIDKLIAFLNHYKTSFKPIFKNGGCAILNTAVDSDDGNDLLNKEVVKTIHNWHHKVTSILEDGVNSKELKEIDVNQFSYRMISMIEGSILLAKTLNKPEILLNNIAYLETEILQLKQE; via the coding sequence ATGATACGATCGGAAAAAACCAGGCAATTAATCATTGAGAAAACCGCTTCAATATTCAATAAAAAGGGATATACAGGAACGTATTTGTCCGATTTAACCAAGGCTACCGGGTTAACAAAGGGCAGTATTTACGGTAATTTTAAAGATAAAAACGAGGTTGCACTAGAGGCTTTTCGGTACAATTATAAATTTCAGACGAGACAAATACTAGATAAAATTGAAAAAGAAAACAAGGCGATAGATAAATTAATCGCTTTCTTGAACCATTACAAAACATCCTTTAAACCCATTTTTAAAAACGGTGGCTGTGCCATATTGAATACGGCTGTAGATTCAGATGATGGAAATGATCTATTGAATAAGGAAGTCGTAAAAACCATTCACAATTGGCACCACAAGGTCACTTCAATTTTAGAAGACGGGGTCAATAGTAAGGAACTTAAAGAAATAGACGTCAACCAATTTTCCTACCGAATGATTTCTATGATCGAGGGTAGCATCTTACTGGCCAAAACACTGAACAAACCAGAAATTTTATTAAACAATATAGCCTATCTAGAAACAGAAATTCTTCAATTAAAACAAGAGTAA
- the fabF gene encoding beta-ketoacyl-ACP synthase II translates to MKRVVVTGLGAITPIGKNVKEYWDNLLKGVSGANKITRFDANKFKTQFACEIKNYDALDYFDRKEARKLDRFSQYGLIASEEAIKDAELEFSKLDTNRIGVIFSSGIGGFETFEKEIIDYTNNHFNPRFNPFFITKIISNGLSGTISINNGLRGVNYCPVTACASSTQSVIQAFNYIRLGKADIIIAGGSEAPITEASIGGFNAMKAMSTNNEDYSSASKPFDKKRDGFVVGEGAGALIIESLDSAIRRNAKIYAEVVGGGESSDAYHITGTHPEGLGGYLAMQNGISEANITPKEIDYINAHATSTGLGDLSEIKAIEKLFDSNLDKIQISATKSMTGHLLGGTGAIEAISTCLSVKTAMIPPTINTTEVDEKISKKLNLSLGKKTSKDINYALSNSFGFGGHCAALILKKYVG, encoded by the coding sequence ATGAAAAGAGTAGTAGTAACAGGATTGGGAGCAATTACGCCGATTGGCAAAAACGTAAAGGAGTATTGGGATAATTTATTGAAAGGGGTTTCAGGGGCGAACAAGATAACGCGTTTTGATGCGAACAAATTCAAAACCCAATTTGCTTGTGAAATAAAGAATTATGATGCTTTGGACTATTTTGACCGCAAGGAAGCAAGAAAACTCGATAGGTTTAGTCAATACGGACTAATCGCGTCAGAAGAGGCTATCAAAGATGCTGAACTGGAATTTTCAAAATTGGACACGAATAGAATTGGTGTGATATTCTCAAGTGGAATCGGTGGCTTTGAAACTTTTGAAAAGGAAATAATCGATTATACCAATAACCATTTCAACCCTCGTTTTAATCCTTTTTTTATAACCAAAATAATTTCCAATGGTTTATCGGGAACCATTTCAATCAATAACGGATTAAGAGGTGTAAACTATTGTCCGGTAACGGCTTGTGCTTCGTCAACACAGAGTGTAATCCAAGCTTTTAACTATATCCGTTTAGGAAAGGCGGATATCATTATCGCAGGTGGCTCGGAAGCTCCAATTACAGAAGCTTCAATTGGGGGGTTCAATGCAATGAAGGCCATGTCTACGAACAATGAAGACTATAGTTCCGCCTCAAAACCATTTGATAAAAAGAGAGATGGCTTTGTTGTTGGTGAAGGAGCTGGAGCCTTAATCATAGAGAGCTTGGATTCCGCGATAAGGAGAAATGCCAAAATTTACGCCGAAGTTGTCGGAGGCGGGGAAAGTTCAGATGCTTATCATATTACCGGCACCCACCCTGAAGGACTTGGAGGGTATTTAGCCATGCAAAACGGAATAAGCGAAGCGAATATTACGCCCAAAGAAATTGATTATATAAATGCGCACGCCACATCTACCGGCTTAGGAGACTTGTCTGAAATTAAAGCGATCGAAAAGCTATTTGATTCGAATCTAGATAAAATCCAAATTAGTGCGACTAAATCCATGACAGGACATTTATTAGGGGGAACAGGTGCCATAGAAGCGATATCAACTTGTTTATCGGTAAAAACAGCTATGATTCCCCCAACGATAAACACCACCGAAGTAGATGAAAAAATATCAAAAAAACTGAATTTATCCCTCGGTAAAAAGACCTCTAAAGATATTAATTACGCCCTGAGCAACAGTTTTGGATTTGGAGGACATTGTGCCGCCCTTATACTAAAAAAATATGTTGGCTAA
- a CDS encoding alpha/beta hydrolase — protein sequence MKAIAQAFCALLILTACSEDAIEDPLPTLPSAENELQGPIAKPLGGYGSDGTYTVAKTTFESPIYEGKNVEIFYPQEATEALPTIFYSHPYGGEESEYNIGLYEFIAKKGYAVVFAPYPTTGVSVDERYETLWESFKKAATDYPDIIDTEKVGFMGHSFGGGASFSLAYKGFVEEGWGENGRFIFAMAQWFSYQLSDTQLDHFPSNTKLITQVYDDDVTNDHRMAIDIFKNINIADAEKDFILIKSSVLNDYTYSAEHNLPNTKSAYDAYDYYGIYRLLDAMIDYSFNGNLEGKKVALGNGSLEQISMPSYDGQALEPLVVTDDPTPNYPQSKYLFKCASLKNPRSAHCE from the coding sequence ATGAAAGCCATTGCCCAGGCCTTTTGCGCCTTATTGATCTTGACCGCTTGTTCCGAAGATGCCATTGAAGATCCCCTTCCCACCTTACCCTCTGCTGAAAACGAACTTCAAGGCCCCATTGCAAAACCCTTGGGCGGCTATGGGAGCGATGGTACCTATACGGTGGCAAAGACCACATTTGAAAGTCCTATCTACGAAGGGAAAAATGTAGAAATATTCTATCCCCAAGAAGCCACTGAAGCTTTACCCACCATCTTCTATTCGCATCCTTACGGAGGTGAGGAAAGTGAATATAACATCGGACTGTATGAGTTTATAGCCAAAAAGGGATATGCCGTGGTCTTCGCGCCCTATCCCACGACCGGGGTATCGGTCGACGAACGCTACGAGACCTTATGGGAAAGTTTTAAAAAGGCCGCAACCGATTATCCCGATATTATCGATACGGAAAAAGTCGGTTTTATGGGACACTCCTTCGGCGGCGGGGCATCATTTAGCCTGGCCTACAAAGGTTTTGTAGAAGAGGGCTGGGGCGAAAACGGCAGGTTTATTTTTGCCATGGCCCAATGGTTTTCCTACCAACTCTCCGATACCCAGTTAGACCATTTTCCATCGAACACAAAACTTATCACACAGGTCTATGACGATGATGTAACCAACGACCATAGAATGGCCATTGATATTTTTAAGAACATCAACATAGCCGATGCGGAAAAGGACTTTATCTTGATCAAAAGCAGTGTTTTGAACGACTATACCTATTCGGCCGAACACAATCTGCCCAATACGAAGTCGGCCTACGATGCCTATGATTATTATGGGATTTACAGACTCTTAGATGCCATGATCGATTATAGCTTTAACGGAAACCTTGAAGGAAAGAAGGTCGCCTTGGGCAACGGCTCCCTAGAGCAAATAAGCATGCCCAGTTACGATGGGCAGGCACTGGAACCCTTGGTCGTAACCGATGATCCCACACCAAATTACCCACAGTCAAAATACTTGTTTAAATGCGCCTCATTGAAAAACCCAAGGAGCGCCCATTGTGAATAA
- a CDS encoding alpha/beta hydrolase family protein, giving the protein MKTCLSKILLFISLFLSLGTYGQDPIFTEYKVKEFSFQGHEAKIVFPNTGNANRYWIWRARFWGHEPQVDKALLEKGFHVVYVDVSDLFGSKTAVDLWNDFYTFCTSEYGLHKKVVLEGMSRGGLIVYNWASQNTDKVFAIYADAPVCDIKSWPGGMFSGEGSPQAWKRCLEAYGLDADSVKDFDDIPINNSVKVAKAGIPVMHVYGDADVVVPYGENTALLAKNFKEAGGHIELIGKKGVGHHPHSLKDPSPIVDFILQSVTYKE; this is encoded by the coding sequence ATGAAAACCTGCCTAAGCAAAATCCTACTATTCATTAGCCTATTCCTTTCCCTAGGCACATATGGCCAAGACCCCATTTTTACGGAATACAAGGTCAAGGAATTTTCGTTTCAAGGACATGAGGCCAAAATAGTCTTTCCCAACACAGGAAACGCCAACCGTTATTGGATTTGGAGAGCAAGATTCTGGGGCCATGAACCGCAAGTCGACAAAGCCCTTTTGGAAAAAGGTTTTCACGTGGTATATGTTGATGTGTCCGATCTATTTGGGAGCAAGACGGCCGTGGACCTGTGGAACGACTTCTATACGTTTTGCACTTCGGAATACGGACTCCATAAAAAAGTGGTTTTAGAGGGAATGAGCCGAGGGGGACTGATCGTCTATAATTGGGCCTCACAAAACACCGACAAGGTATTCGCCATTTATGCCGACGCCCCGGTCTGCGATATTAAAAGCTGGCCAGGAGGCATGTTTAGCGGAGAGGGGAGTCCCCAAGCCTGGAAACGCTGCCTGGAAGCCTATGGCCTAGATGCCGATTCGGTCAAAGACTTTGATGATATCCCCATAAACAATAGTGTAAAAGTGGCCAAAGCCGGTATTCCGGTAATGCATGTATATGGAGATGCCGATGTAGTAGTACCTTACGGGGAAAATACGGCCCTACTTGCCAAGAACTTCAAGGAAGCAGGAGGCCACATTGAACTCATCGGAAAAAAAGGGGTTGGCCATCATCCCCATTCCTTAAAAGATCCTTCTCCTATCGTTGATTTTATATTACAAAGTGTAACTTACAAAGAATAG
- a CDS encoding siderophore-interacting protein, with amino-acid sequence MGIVETLIKKILEKGRIVEKLKLSESVYKIRITSKHIKDVDFTPGYFIRLGVGIGQEEIALKDKVRSYSVWAIDRENETIDLAIATHSRGIGAVWAETCQTDTEVHFKWKKGNFLLDDSADSYLMIGDLSALSHLYVIKRHLPEEKQVESIIYNHDLSEMFPDIDGSTPFRFFEMPENPAEEVLTELRPLLKKMQGRKMVYIAGDSRLCVALNKYFRKELNWDTKQIKTKPFWNPDKKGLE; translated from the coding sequence ATGGGAATAGTAGAGACCCTCATCAAAAAGATACTGGAGAAAGGAAGGATCGTAGAAAAATTGAAGCTCTCCGAATCGGTTTATAAAATCCGAATAACAAGCAAGCACATTAAAGACGTTGATTTTACCCCCGGATATTTTATACGACTAGGGGTCGGTATCGGCCAAGAGGAAATTGCCTTAAAGGATAAGGTAAGAAGCTATAGCGTTTGGGCCATTGACAGGGAAAACGAGACCATAGATCTGGCCATTGCCACCCACAGCAGGGGAATAGGGGCAGTGTGGGCCGAAACTTGCCAAACGGATACCGAGGTACACTTCAAGTGGAAAAAGGGAAATTTTCTTTTAGACGATAGTGCCGACAGTTACTTGATGATCGGCGATCTATCGGCTTTATCGCATCTCTATGTGATAAAACGACATTTGCCAGAGGAAAAGCAGGTGGAAAGCATTATTTATAATCACGACCTAAGCGAAATGTTTCCCGATATTGATGGAAGCACGCCCTTTCGTTTTTTCGAAATGCCCGAAAATCCCGCAGAAGAGGTCTTGACCGAACTAAGACCCTTACTAAAAAAAATGCAGGGCAGAAAGATGGTCTATATTGCGGGCGACAGTAGGTTGTGCGTTGCCTTGAACAAATACTTTAGAAAGGAATTGAATTGGGATACGAAGCAAATCAAGACCAAGCCTTTTTGGAACCCTGATAAAAAAGGATTGGAGTAA